GCTGCGGCGAGGTATAATCGCCGAGCTGATTGTAGCCGATATCGGCGTTTGGCCCGATGACGGCAACCTTTCCTTGACCCGCAGATAAGGGAAGTACTCCGTTATTCTTCAGCAGCACAATCCCTTCTGCCGCCACGCTGCGCGCCAGCTCCGCATGCTCCGCGCTGCCGATCACCTGCTCAGCCTGATCAGGATCAGCATACGGCTGCTCGAACAGGCCCAGCCGGAACTTCAGCTCCAGCACACGCGCCGCCGCCTGGTCCACCAGCTTCTCCTCCAGCCGCCCGGAGCGCAGCGCCGTAAGCAGATATCCGCCGAACATGACGCCGGACATCTCCATATCAATCCCGGCCGAGAGCGCCTGCACCGCTGCATCCTCGCCGCCGTCCGCTGTATCATGGCCGGAGGCCAGCATATCGATCGCGCCGCAGTCGGTAATGACCATGCCCTCAAAGCCCCATTCGCCGCGCAGGATATCCTCCAGCAGCTCCTCATTGGTGGTGCATGGCACACCGTCAATCTCGTTATAGGCGGGCATGATGGAGACCGCACCGGCTTCCACCGCTTTGCGGAACGGGTACATATCAACCTCAAGCAGCTCCCGCTTACCGATATGCGCCGGCCCGGCATTCCTGCCGCCCTCCGAGCTGCCATAGGCTACGAAGTGCTTGAGCGTCGCCCCTACACTGGAGCTGCTGTCAAGCCGTTCGCCCTGCAGTCCTTCCACAGAGGCTGCGGCATATTCGCCGATTAAGTACGGGTCTTCCCCGAAGCATTCCTCGGTCCGGCCCCAGCGCGGATCACGTACCACATCCAGCACAGGGGAATAGGTTACGGCTCCGCCCTGCGCCCGGGTCTCCCGCGCGACCGCCCGGGACATCTCCCGGTAGAGGTCGACATTCCAGGTGCTGCCGATCAGCAGCGGAACCGGGAATACCGTGGCCCCGATCGCCATATGCCCATGCGAGCATTCCTCGCCGATCAGGAGCGGAATGCCCAGTCTGGAATGCTCCAGCGCATAACGCTGGATCGCATTAACAGCCTCCGCTCCGGCCCGCGCATCCAGCCCGCTTTCCAGCGTAACTCCTGTCCAGGGATCGGCCCGCAGGGTTCCGTATAATGCGCCGACGCCGCCTTCACGGATCTGGCGCTTGAAATCTTCCGTTAATTCAATGGTTCCATCTGTATGATTATAGGTCTGCCATCCGAACAGCTGCACCAGCTGGCCGACCTTCTCTTCCGGCGTCATCAGCCCGAGCAGATGCTTCGTCCGCTCCTTGACGGGCTGTGTACGGTCTCTATATAACATCCTGGCTCCACTCCCTCTCTCCTGCTGGTTCCCAGCTATCCTTCTGTATCCTTCAGAATCTGTCTCTATGAACTCTTATTCCTTAACCGCCCCGACGGTAAGACCCTGGATGAAATAACGCTGGAAGAACGGATAGGCGAAAATAATCGGTCCGGTCGCCAGCACCACCATCGCCATACGCGAGGTATCCTGCGGCATGGAGCGGAGCGCTTCCAGGCTCAGGGAGCTGTTCTGGGAATTCTGCAGAATGAATTGCATACTGGTCTCAATCCGCATCAGCATCGACTGCAGCGGCACCAGATTCGGGTTATCAATATAGAGCAGGGCATTGAACCAGTCATTCCAGTACCCCAGGGTGCTGAACAATCCAATCGTAGCGAGACCCGGCAGGGACAGCGGCAGCACAATTTTCAGGAAGGTGCGGAACTCGCCCGCGCCGTCGATTTTGGCCGACTCAATCAGCGCATCCGGTACACTGGTAATATAGAAGGTCCGCAGAATCATAATGTAAAAAGCATTCACCGCCAGCGGCAGCACCAGCGCCCAAATGCTGTCCTTCAGGCCCAGCATCTGAGTAACCACAATATAGGTCGGAACCAGACCGCCGTTAAACAGCATGGTGAAGAAGGCAAAGAACGAGAAGAAACTGCGGTATTTGAAGCTTTTACGTGAAATGGCATAGGCATAGAGGGAAATAATCATCAGGCTGACAATTGTACCTATGACCGTTACAGCAATCGTCACCCCATACGAGCGGAGCAGCGTATCCCCCGAGCTAAATACATATTTATAAGCTTCCAGACTCCATTTGGCCGGAATTAATTGATAGCCGTCCCGCGCCAGCGCCCCTTCGTCCGTGAAGGAGATCAGTACGACGAACAGGAACGGGAAGATACACAGGATGGCAAAGCCCCCGGCGATAATATTGAAGATGATATTCCATACTGGCGACAGCCGGTGAAAATCGCGCGATCTCACAGAGTTAGCAGACATTGGATGACCTCACTTTCCTTCTTTTCTCCCTAGAATAATGCACTGTCCTTATCAAATTTGCGCACGATGTAATTCGAGGTCAGCACCAGCACGAATCCGACTACGGATTGATACAAGCCCGCTGCCGTACTCATTCCGATCTCACCGGTTGTCTTAAGACCGCGGTACACATACGTATCGATAACGTTGGTCACGCTGTAGAGTGTTCCCGAGTCTCGCGGCACCTGATAGAACAGCCCGAAGTCCGCATAGAAAATCTTCCCGATCGCAAGCAGGGTCATAATCGTAATGATCGGCTTCAGCATCGGCAGCGTAATGCTGCGGATCTGCTGGAGCTTGCTGGCCCCGTCGATCATCGCCGCTTCGTAGAGCGACTTGTCAATCCCCATAATTGCGGCCAGATAGACCACGCTGTTATAACCGACCGCCTTCCACAGATAGACGAAGATCAGAATGAACGGCCAGTATTTTGATTCCGAATACCAGGAGATATTGCTGCCGAACAAGGAATTGAGCAGGCCGCGCTCCGAGCTGAGGAAGCTGAAGGCGAAGTAGCCGACTACGACCCAGGACAGAAAGTACGGCAGGAACATGCCGGTCTGATAGAACTTGGCCAGCTTCTTATTGGCAATCTCGGACAGCACTACGGCCAGCAGCACCGACAGAATCAGGCCCAAGACAATGAAGGCTACATTATATAGAATCGTATTGCGTGTAATCAGAAAAGCATCATTCGTGCTGAACAGAAACTTGAAGTTATCCCACCCGACCCACTTGCTGTTCACAATGCTGGCCCAGAAGCCGTCCCGGCTGAAGCGGTACTCCTTGAAGGCAATAACCGTACCCGCCATCGGCAGGTAGGAGAAGAATAAAAACCACAGTGTGCCCGGGAGAACCATCAGCAGCAGCACTTTATTTCTTAATATGTCCTTGGCGGACTTTCCTAATTTCCCCATGCTTCCAGTTCCTCCTATGCCGGAAAATTGTTCCATTGAATGAAAAAGACCGGGCCAAGTCTAATCACCCGCCCGGTCTTGTCAAAGAAAACTACTTATTGTTCGCTGCTTTCCAGGCGTCAATCTGTGCTTGTGCTTCTGCGATGATTTTATCCAGACCGGCAGTCTTCAGCTTCTCATTAGCCTTGGTCAGATACTCATCCGGGTCTACAGAGCCGGTCATCAGCGGGGACCAGAATTCTTCCTTCACGTTCTGTACCGCAGCAATCTCATTGGTGATCTTGGAGGTATCGAAGTTGAAGCCGAGCAGCGGTGCATTGATACCGGCATCATTGAACTTCTTGAATTCTTCCCATTTGTTCTCAGGGTCGCCTTCATTCAGGTAGTTGATCATGATGTTCCCCAGGGAGAATGTCGGCATATCGTAGTTCTTCGCTTCCGGGAGATTCTTGATCATGTTGTCGCTGATCTTCTCGTAGTGCACGCCTTCAATCCCGGAGTCAATCATGTTGCGCAGCACGGGGTCAGTGTTGAGCAGGTTCAGGAATTCCATCGCCTTCTCAGGATACTCGGAGTTGGCGGAGATGGCCTGCATCGAACCCATAACGGACCAGTTGTAAATGTAAGGCTCGCTCGCTGGTGTCGATACTACAGGGTAGCCATAGCTGGCACTCCAGAGATTATCGGCCATCGGCTGCGTAGCCGCGCGGTCTGTGAACCATTTGCCGGATTTGTACAGGTCATCCACGGAGCTTGTAGTTGCGACCTCAGGCGAGATGTAGCCGGCCTGGTAGAATTCGCGGACCGTCTTCAGCGCTTCCTTGATTTCAGGCGTATCCAGAATGTTCACCACTTTGTAATCCTTGGTGTCCATATATACAGCCATCGGCATCTTCTCAATCACATAGTCGAACGGCATGATCGGCATGAAATCCTTCACCATTGCGTATGGAGTGATTCCTGGCTCGTTGTCCTTGATCGTCTGGAGCATCGGCTTCAGATCAGCCATCGTTTTGACCGTGGTCATATCCAGATTGTATTTGTCCAGCAGCTCTTTGTTGAAGCGGAAGACCTCTTGCGCCGGCAGCTCTTTGTTCGCCGGAATCGCGAAGTTGTGGCCATCCACCTTGGAGCCTTCCAGGAACGCCGGGTCAATCGTATCTACAATGCCCTTGCCCTGGTTCTTCAGCAGATCGTCGAGCTGCAGGAACGCGCCCTTACGTGCATTCTGCACGTAATCGAAAGCCCAGGAGGAGGTGAAGAGGATATCCATTGGCTCACCGGAAGCCACCATAACCTGCATCTTCTGTGTGTAGTCCCCGAAGTCGATCATTTTGATATCAAGTGTTGCATTGATTTTGTCCAGGGTGTATTTGTTTACCTCGGCAAGTACCTTATCCATATCCTTCTGCGGCGCCCCGATGGTGTACCAGATCAGCTCCACCGGCTTCTCCGATGACGTAGCAGGCTTGTTGCTGCCTGAAGCGGCTTCCCCGCCAGTATTAGCCTTGTTCGTGTTCCCGCCGCAGGCGCTAAGTGCCAGCGAAGCAGTTAAAAGCGTTGTCATCATCAAGGAGAAGTGTTTCTTTTTCTTACTCATTTACTGTACCCCCTTTAAATTAGCTGTCCGGGAATCCTGGTCTGCCGGGTGCTCCCCGCTGTCGTTCCCGTGAGCTATACCTTAACTTTATAAGATGAAAGCAGTTTCAAATAGAAGAGAAACTATATATATTCAGGTATGAAATAAAGAAAATAAGCTGCCCTGTAAAGGCAGGTTTATCCTTCTTCCGGAATTTCAAACAGGGCTGCCTCACAGCAGCCCCTTGAATTCTGTCGGCGAGATGCCCACATATTTCTTGAATTGTTTGTAAAAGTAGCCCATTTCCCAGTAGCCCACATTCCTCGCAATCTCCTGCACCTTGAGGTTCGTCGTGCGGAGCTGCTCCTTCGCCTTATCAATGCGGTAGCGGTTCATATACTCTGCAAAGGATTCGCCGGTCGTCTTATGGAACAGCTGTCCCAGATATACCGGATGGATGTTGAACATGAAGCCCAGCTTCTTCAGCGACAGG
This region of Paenibacillus sp. FSL K6-1096 genomic DNA includes:
- a CDS encoding ABC transporter permease subunit, encoding MGKLGKSAKDILRNKVLLLMVLPGTLWFLFFSYLPMAGTVIAFKEYRFSRDGFWASIVNSKWVGWDNFKFLFSTNDAFLITRNTILYNVAFIVLGLILSVLLAVVLSEIANKKLAKFYQTGMFLPYFLSWVVVGYFAFSFLSSERGLLNSLFGSNISWYSESKYWPFILIFVYLWKAVGYNSVVYLAAIMGIDKSLYEAAMIDGASKLQQIRSITLPMLKPIITIMTLLAIGKIFYADFGLFYQVPRDSGTLYSVTNVIDTYVYRGLKTTGEIGMSTAAGLYQSVVGFVLVLTSNYIVRKFDKDSALF
- a CDS encoding carbohydrate ABC transporter permease — translated: MSANSVRSRDFHRLSPVWNIIFNIIAGGFAILCIFPFLFVVLISFTDEGALARDGYQLIPAKWSLEAYKYVFSSGDTLLRSYGVTIAVTVIGTIVSLMIISLYAYAISRKSFKYRSFFSFFAFFTMLFNGGLVPTYIVVTQMLGLKDSIWALVLPLAVNAFYIMILRTFYITSVPDALIESAKIDGAGEFRTFLKIVLPLSLPGLATIGLFSTLGYWNDWFNALLYIDNPNLVPLQSMLMRIETSMQFILQNSQNSSLSLEALRSMPQDTSRMAMVVLATGPIIFAYPFFQRYFIQGLTVGAVKE
- a CDS encoding ABC transporter substrate-binding protein, which gives rise to MSKKKKHFSLMMTTLLTASLALSACGGNTNKANTGGEAASGSNKPATSSEKPVELIWYTIGAPQKDMDKVLAEVNKYTLDKINATLDIKMIDFGDYTQKMQVMVASGEPMDILFTSSWAFDYVQNARKGAFLQLDDLLKNQGKGIVDTIDPAFLEGSKVDGHNFAIPANKELPAQEVFRFNKELLDKYNLDMTTVKTMADLKPMLQTIKDNEPGITPYAMVKDFMPIMPFDYVIEKMPMAVYMDTKDYKVVNILDTPEIKEALKTVREFYQAGYISPEVATTSSVDDLYKSGKWFTDRAATQPMADNLWSASYGYPVVSTPASEPYIYNWSVMGSMQAISANSEYPEKAMEFLNLLNTDPVLRNMIDSGIEGVHYEKISDNMIKNLPEAKNYDMPTFSLGNIMINYLNEGDPENKWEEFKKFNDAGINAPLLGFNFDTSKITNEIAAVQNVKEEFWSPLMTGSVDPDEYLTKANEKLKTAGLDKIIAEAQAQIDAWKAANNK
- a CDS encoding glycoside hydrolase family 3 N-terminal domain-containing protein, yielding MLYRDRTQPVKERTKHLLGLMTPEEKVGQLVQLFGWQTYNHTDGTIELTEDFKRQIREGGVGALYGTLRADPWTGVTLESGLDARAGAEAVNAIQRYALEHSRLGIPLLIGEECSHGHMAIGATVFPVPLLIGSTWNVDLYREMSRAVARETRAQGGAVTYSPVLDVVRDPRWGRTEECFGEDPYLIGEYAAASVEGLQGERLDSSSSVGATLKHFVAYGSSEGGRNAGPAHIGKRELLEVDMYPFRKAVEAGAVSIMPAYNEIDGVPCTTNEELLEDILRGEWGFEGMVITDCGAIDMLASGHDTADGGEDAAVQALSAGIDMEMSGVMFGGYLLTALRSGRLEEKLVDQAAARVLELKFRLGLFEQPYADPDQAEQVIGSAEHAELARSVAAEGIVLLKNNGVLPLSAGQGKVAVIGPNADIGYNQLGDYTSPQPRDRVTTVLAGIRAKLAAEPERVSYAPGCRIKDHSTEGFGLARKVAAEADVIVLALGGSSARDFGEGSIDLRTGASKVTENALSDMDCGEGIDRMSLHLSGVQLELFKELKALGKPVVVVYINGRPIAESWIDEQADAILEAWYPGQEGGHAIADILFGDVNPSGRLTLSLPEDVGQLPVYYLGKRSRGARYLEGTSQPRYPFGFGLSYTEFSYSGLQVEPAVIRAGGTAEVTVEVENTGSRSGAEVVQLYISDLVSKVTRPAKELKGFRKIVLEPGEKRKVTFEVSAEHLSYIGAEYKPVVEPGSFRIGVGRNVNDTLNTDLVVMED